Proteins from a genomic interval of Candidatus Sericytochromatia bacterium:
- a CDS encoding glycosyltransferase family 39 protein encodes MMKRLQEHRPPDQAPRVPPIGRTDALVLGLAAVFLLAFVGLTWGQWPLLTADSARELYIPFQVRHGALIYQDFYHLYGPLAPWTWATLLGLLGERLEVLYGASALHLMLISGLLYAVARQVLSALPAAAVLALFLSHFALGRDLEGYLWPYTFAATFGVALGLGTLLGLLRHLVTGRRRWLALAGLCVGLSCVTKLEFGFAAAAVALVYVGLRTWLAWWRERPWTLADLLAGVVPALLVGGGLLAWLLHQVPLSVVLESVWPQRLMALWNSRDAWRGSLVTWRFNLFWLMVDLAALALALLGGRFWAWGRQRPWRMALGLLPPLLLAGGLAARPERWQFWWEWAHRVWVSPSFLLLLAVALGACWQCRARGRWHDVTLAWLLLSLYGLLITTRTLFHGINEYTGYQAPVALIAWVALATQWGPRALGLRLSTLGQRLPLCLLLAALMGRHGLDLANTYAVRMVRVDGPAGSVWALPEHAEPFNATLRFLKASLKPGERFVAAPMEPSLYLFAGQDNPVKENQIFYGYLTTPDEELDFLARLKAARVAYFVLSNFGEERWKFGVGYMPTLGAWLAKDCRVAAEFGRGAYRIRIFATPFGQAGVPPQGGLDGGG; translated from the coding sequence ATGATGAAACGTCTCCAGGAACACCGCCCGCCGGACCAGGCGCCACGGGTGCCTCCAATCGGTCGAACCGACGCCCTCGTGCTGGGGCTGGCCGCCGTGTTTCTGCTTGCCTTTGTGGGCCTCACCTGGGGCCAATGGCCCTTGCTCACGGCCGATTCAGCCCGAGAACTGTACATCCCCTTCCAGGTGCGGCATGGCGCCCTGATCTATCAAGATTTTTACCATCTGTATGGCCCCCTGGCGCCTTGGACCTGGGCGACTCTGCTGGGCTTGTTGGGCGAACGTCTGGAGGTCCTGTATGGGGCTTCAGCCCTCCACCTGATGCTGATCAGCGGCTTGCTCTACGCCGTCGCGCGCCAGGTTTTGTCTGCGCTCCCCGCGGCCGCGGTGCTCGCGCTGTTTCTGAGTCACTTTGCCTTGGGACGTGATCTGGAGGGCTACCTGTGGCCCTACACCTTCGCCGCCACTTTCGGGGTGGCGCTCGGGCTGGGGACCTTGCTCGGCCTGCTCCGCCATCTGGTCACGGGGCGACGGCGCTGGTTGGCCCTGGCAGGGCTGTGCGTGGGCCTTTCCTGCGTGACCAAGCTGGAATTTGGTTTCGCCGCGGCGGCGGTAGCGCTGGTGTACGTGGGCCTCAGGACCTGGCTGGCGTGGTGGCGAGAACGTCCCTGGACCCTGGCCGACCTCCTCGCGGGCGTCGTCCCCGCTTTGCTGGTGGGGGGAGGCTTGCTGGCCTGGTTGCTTCATCAGGTGCCCCTCTCGGTGGTGCTGGAAAGTGTGTGGCCCCAGCGTTTGATGGCCCTCTGGAACAGTCGCGACGCCTGGCGGGGGAGCCTCGTGACGTGGCGCTTCAACCTGTTCTGGCTGATGGTAGACCTGGCCGCCCTGGCGCTTGCGCTGCTCGGGGGACGCTTCTGGGCCTGGGGACGCCAGCGTCCGTGGCGGATGGCTCTGGGCTTGTTGCCCCCCTTGCTGCTCGCCGGCGGCCTGGCCGCCCGTCCTGAACGGTGGCAGTTCTGGTGGGAATGGGCCCACCGCGTCTGGGTCAGTCCCAGTTTCTTGCTGCTCCTCGCCGTGGCATTGGGGGCCTGCTGGCAATGCCGTGCCCGCGGACGTTGGCACGACGTGACCTTGGCCTGGTTGCTGCTCTCGCTTTATGGCCTGCTGATCACCACCCGCACGCTGTTTCACGGGATCAACGAGTACACCGGTTACCAGGCACCGGTCGCCCTGATCGCCTGGGTGGCGCTGGCCACGCAATGGGGGCCGCGCGCGCTCGGGTTGCGCTTGTCTACCTTGGGCCAGCGTCTGCCGCTCTGCCTTCTGCTCGCGGCTCTGATGGGGCGCCACGGCTTGGACCTGGCCAACACCTATGCGGTGCGAATGGTCCGGGTCGATGGCCCGGCGGGGTCGGTGTGGGCCTTACCGGAACACGCGGAGCCGTTCAATGCGACGCTGCGCTTTTTGAAGGCTTCGCTCAAGCCCGGAGAGCGTTTCGTGGCGGCGCCCATGGAGCCCAGTCTCTACCTGTTCGCGGGGCAGGACAATCCGGTCAAGGAAAACCAGATTTTTTACGGATACCTGACCACCCCCGACGAGGAGCTGGACTTTCTGGCTCGCCTGAAGGCCGCGAGGGTCGCTTACTTTGTCCTGTCCAACTTCGGTGAGGAACGCTGGAAGTTCGGCGTCGGCTACATGCCTACCCTGGGGGCCTGGCTGGCTAAAGACTGCCGGGTTGCGGCCGAATTCGGGCGAGGTGCCTATCGAATTCGCATCTTCGCGACGCCCTTCGGGCAGGCGGGCGTGCCGCCTCAAGGGGGACTGGACGGGGGCGGATAG
- a CDS encoding B-box zinc finger protein translates to MATCFYHPEAKAKFVCPDCGQDVCDNCRIEGGLQRCGHCATHGPPARPEEAGAEGFAADYSGGSFAAGDELDAAFSFAEGGVAVASEPPGASHGFDGALVDDLSFGATDFAGEPSSSGFDDFMAGVTEAMPSSFGAGVAAQPVTEDLVMCSYHGDVVAEIQCLNCYQPYCLACLPSGTQCAPCKADPSGRALQAESFGPSSVTEVGYEPGMDFAASYADRGGIHEGLEVAAQAAEVAAARPRKPKKSAKKGQAVAPKKAAKKFKGPRLSPKLLVGGLAALALVGGVAWWVTVGQQRFFPPPPPFKGPTKVAIVSPKAATIRGVQQIQLQVASPQQVELVLVTIDKKHWAKFKKPPFKSEWPTNVHKPGKHEVEAKATYKHGVTVTHKKTYVVKSK, encoded by the coding sequence ATGGCCACCTGTTTCTACCACCCCGAAGCCAAAGCCAAATTCGTCTGTCCGGATTGCGGACAGGACGTGTGTGATAACTGCCGAATCGAAGGCGGATTGCAGCGCTGTGGACATTGCGCGACGCATGGGCCGCCGGCGCGTCCTGAAGAAGCCGGTGCGGAAGGGTTCGCTGCCGACTATTCGGGGGGGAGTTTCGCAGCAGGCGATGAATTGGACGCCGCTTTCTCCTTCGCCGAGGGGGGAGTGGCAGTGGCCAGTGAACCACCCGGCGCCTCGCATGGCTTCGACGGTGCGCTGGTGGATGACCTCAGCTTTGGTGCCACGGATTTCGCTGGTGAGCCATCCAGCAGTGGGTTCGACGATTTCATGGCGGGCGTCACGGAGGCCATGCCATCCTCCTTCGGGGCTGGCGTGGCGGCGCAGCCTGTGACCGAGGACCTGGTGATGTGCTCGTACCACGGCGATGTCGTGGCGGAGATCCAGTGCCTGAATTGCTATCAACCCTACTGCCTGGCCTGCTTGCCCTCCGGGACCCAGTGCGCGCCTTGCAAGGCCGACCCTAGCGGCCGGGCCTTGCAAGCCGAATCCTTCGGGCCATCGTCCGTGACCGAAGTGGGCTACGAACCCGGAATGGACTTCGCGGCCAGCTACGCCGATCGCGGTGGGATTCACGAAGGGCTCGAGGTGGCCGCGCAGGCGGCTGAGGTAGCGGCCGCGCGGCCTCGAAAACCGAAAAAATCGGCCAAGAAGGGCCAGGCTGTGGCACCCAAAAAGGCGGCCAAGAAGTTCAAAGGCCCACGCCTGTCCCCGAAGCTGCTGGTCGGGGGCCTGGCTGCCCTGGCCCTGGTGGGAGGGGTTGCCTGGTGGGTCACCGTCGGGCAGCAGCGATTCTTCCCGCCTCCTCCGCCTTTCAAAGGGCCGACCAAAGTGGCCATCGTGTCACCCAAGGCGGCAACCATCCGAGGCGTGCAGCAAATCCAGCTTCAAGTGGCGTCGCCGCAGCAGGTGGAACTCGTGCTGGTGACCATCGACAAGAAACATTGGGCCAAGTTTAAAAAGCCTCCCTTCAAGAGCGAGTGGCCGACCAACGTCCACAAGCCCGGCAAGCACGAGGTGGAAGCCAAGGCGACCTACAAGCACGGGGTGACGGTCACCCACAAGAAGACCTACGTGGTCAAATCAAAGTAG
- the glp gene encoding gephyrin-like molybdotransferase Glp produces MRRVEEAVTDILTALTPLAAEAVDLRDAVGRVSAEAVRAPGALPPFDNSAVDGYAVCLADVATARPDAPVRLTLLGECPAGPRREVPSLVAGAAYRIMTGAPLPPGCEAVVMREDTLEAPDHVQILASAEGGENLRRAGEDVQPGQLVMPVGTAVTPAHVALLSGLGLTRVQVVRRPRVALIATGDELVWPDQPLLPGQIRAASAWALEALVVAAGGVPLQWGIVGDRPEDLQALFARADEVDLILTTGGVSVGDHDRVREVLAAVGRVDFWRIDMQPGKPLAFGHLGKTPVIGLPGNPVSSLVGFSLFARPAIRCLAGQRQCLPPPLQARLREAHRKTASRRQYLRARVQWSSEGFLVELSTRQGSHQLSGLAWGNALAVLPEGPHDYLAGEAVEVLLMEELEAYAGSDPDPQR; encoded by the coding sequence GTGCGTCGCGTCGAGGAGGCTGTCACCGACATTTTGACGGCTCTGACGCCGCTGGCTGCCGAGGCTGTCGACCTTCGTGATGCGGTGGGCCGGGTCTCCGCCGAAGCGGTGCGAGCCCCGGGGGCCCTGCCCCCGTTCGACAATTCGGCCGTGGACGGTTACGCCGTATGCCTGGCCGACGTCGCCACGGCTCGGCCAGACGCGCCGGTCCGGCTGACCTTGCTCGGAGAGTGTCCCGCGGGCCCCAGGCGGGAGGTGCCGTCCTTGGTGGCGGGAGCCGCCTACCGCATCATGACCGGAGCCCCGCTCCCGCCTGGTTGCGAGGCGGTCGTCATGCGCGAGGATACCCTGGAAGCCCCCGACCACGTGCAGATTCTCGCTTCCGCCGAGGGCGGCGAGAACCTCCGCCGGGCCGGGGAAGATGTGCAGCCGGGGCAACTGGTGATGCCCGTTGGCACCGCCGTGACGCCGGCTCATGTGGCCTTGCTTTCCGGACTGGGCCTCACCCGGGTGCAGGTGGTGAGGCGCCCGCGCGTGGCGCTGATCGCCACGGGGGACGAGCTGGTCTGGCCAGACCAACCTCTGCTGCCTGGCCAGATTCGGGCTGCCAGTGCCTGGGCCTTGGAGGCGCTGGTGGTGGCGGCAGGTGGGGTGCCTTTGCAGTGGGGCATCGTCGGCGATCGCCCGGAGGACTTGCAAGCCCTCTTTGCACGCGCGGACGAGGTCGACCTGATCCTCACCACGGGGGGCGTCTCGGTGGGCGACCATGACCGGGTGCGCGAGGTGTTGGCCGCGGTGGGCCGTGTCGATTTCTGGCGGATCGATATGCAGCCGGGGAAGCCCCTGGCCTTCGGTCATCTCGGGAAGACCCCTGTGATCGGATTGCCGGGAAATCCGGTCAGCAGTTTGGTGGGGTTCAGTTTGTTCGCGCGTCCGGCCATTCGGTGTCTGGCGGGACAGCGGCAGTGCTTGCCCCCGCCCCTGCAGGCGCGCCTGCGGGAGGCCCATCGAAAAACCGCTTCGCGACGGCAATATCTGCGGGCGCGGGTGCAGTGGTCGTCCGAGGGGTTCCTGGTGGAACTGTCGACCCGACAGGGCTCCCACCAGCTGTCCGGCCTGGCCTGGGGCAACGCCCTCGCGGTGCTGCCGGAGGGCCCTCATGATTACCTGGCCGGCGAAGCGGTCGAGGTGTTGTTGATGGAGGAACTGGAGGCTTATGCGGGTAGCGATCCTGACCCTCAGCGATAG
- the fliI gene encoding flagellar protein export ATPase FliI — translation MAGLDQSDSPGGGLLGRQFRILGKLDPIRVEGRVAQIVGLVVESDGPSARMGEICLIATEASSPPLAAEVVGFRGDRLLLMPLGEMAGIRPGSEVVATGRPLSVPVGDALLGRVLDGLGRPIDGGPPLRQLSRIPVDSAPPNPLMRARIKQPLSLGVRALDGLLTCGRGQRLGIFAGSGVGKSTTLGMIARNTAAELNVICLVGERGREVREFLERDLGPEGLARSIVVVATSDQPALQRIKCALVATAIAEHFRDQGRDVMLMMDSVTRFAMAQREVGLAIGEPPATKGYTPSVFAILPKLLERAGTGSQGSITGLYTVLVEADDFNEPISDAVRGILDGHVILSRELAAQNHYPAIDVLQSVSRVMPEITNESHRQAAGYLREALATHKNAQDLINIGAYQRGSNPQIDLAIDLNEPIKAFLRQSVEENISLEQAQAALLAIFHPYLNQG, via the coding sequence ATGGCCGGACTGGACCAATCGGACTCTCCCGGTGGCGGCCTGCTTGGCCGTCAGTTTCGCATCCTCGGAAAACTTGACCCGATCCGGGTCGAGGGACGTGTGGCCCAGATTGTGGGCCTCGTGGTGGAATCCGATGGACCCTCGGCACGCATGGGCGAAATCTGCCTGATTGCCACCGAGGCGAGCAGCCCCCCCCTGGCCGCTGAAGTGGTCGGTTTTCGAGGCGATCGCCTGCTGCTCATGCCGTTGGGCGAGATGGCAGGCATTCGTCCTGGCTCCGAGGTGGTGGCCACGGGACGCCCGCTCAGTGTCCCGGTGGGCGACGCGTTGCTGGGGCGGGTCCTCGATGGCCTCGGGCGCCCGATCGATGGCGGCCCTCCGCTGCGCCAGCTGAGCCGGATCCCGGTGGACAGCGCCCCCCCCAATCCTCTGATGCGGGCCCGCATCAAGCAGCCCCTCTCCCTCGGCGTGCGCGCCCTCGATGGGCTGCTGACCTGCGGTCGCGGTCAACGCCTGGGAATCTTTGCCGGATCCGGCGTCGGCAAATCGACCACGCTCGGCATGATCGCACGGAACACCGCGGCGGAGTTGAATGTCATCTGCCTGGTGGGGGAACGGGGCCGGGAAGTGCGTGAATTTCTCGAGCGCGATCTGGGCCCTGAGGGCCTGGCCCGCTCCATTGTCGTGGTGGCGACCTCCGACCAGCCGGCCTTGCAGCGGATCAAGTGCGCGCTGGTCGCCACAGCCATTGCCGAGCATTTCCGCGATCAGGGACGAGACGTGATGCTCATGATGGATTCCGTCACGCGCTTTGCCATGGCCCAGCGCGAGGTCGGTCTGGCGATCGGGGAACCTCCGGCCACCAAGGGCTACACCCCCTCCGTGTTCGCCATCCTGCCGAAATTGCTGGAACGGGCCGGGACGGGCTCCCAAGGCTCCATCACAGGACTTTACACCGTGCTGGTCGAGGCCGACGACTTCAATGAACCCATCAGCGACGCGGTGCGCGGCATTCTGGACGGCCACGTGATCCTCAGTCGCGAACTCGCGGCTCAGAATCATTACCCTGCCATCGACGTGCTGCAGTCTGTCAGCCGCGTCATGCCGGAGATCACGAACGAGTCCCACCGTCAGGCCGCCGGCTATTTGCGCGAAGCGCTGGCGACTCATAAGAACGCGCAGGACCTGATCAACATTGGCGCCTACCAGCGCGGCAGCAACCCCCAGATCGATCTGGCGATTGACCTCAACGAGCCGATCAAGGCCTTCCTGCGACAGAGCGTCGAGGAAAATATCAGCCTGGAGCAGGCCCAAGCGGCTCTGCTGGCGATCTTTCATCCCTATTTGAATCAAGGTTAG
- a CDS encoding MogA/MoaB family molybdenum cofactor biosynthesis protein, with protein sequence MRVAILTLSDSRSLAEDLSGQGLVDYLAAWPDVELVERALLPDERDQIEAALIRCVDDLACALVLTTGGTGLAPRDVTPEATEAVSDRLVPGLAERMRQLSLQKTPLAALSRAVVGQRGRSLIVNLPGSPRGARECLEAIAAVLPHALAIAGGERPH encoded by the coding sequence ATGCGGGTAGCGATCCTGACCCTCAGCGATAGCCGCAGCCTGGCTGAGGACCTGAGCGGGCAGGGGCTGGTCGACTACCTGGCCGCCTGGCCGGATGTCGAACTGGTGGAACGCGCCCTGTTGCCGGACGAACGCGACCAGATCGAGGCGGCGCTGATCCGCTGCGTGGACGACCTGGCCTGTGCGCTGGTGCTGACCACGGGGGGCACCGGCCTGGCACCTCGCGACGTCACGCCCGAGGCCACCGAGGCGGTCAGCGACCGCCTCGTTCCAGGCTTGGCCGAGCGGATGCGTCAGCTCAGCCTGCAGAAGACCCCGCTGGCGGCGCTCAGCCGGGCGGTGGTGGGGCAGCGAGGACGAAGCCTGATCGTCAACCTGCCGGGGAGCCCGCGGGGGGCCCGGGAGTGCCTCGAGGCGATCGCGGCGGTCTTGCCGCACGCTCTGGCGATCGCCGGGGGGGAACGTCCCCACTGA
- a CDS encoding family 1 glycosylhydrolase codes for MASFRWLVSLFLGVTVGLHLPAPTARAQGADELPPAPVGQTPFLWGVTLSDYQNDGAHPAMDWAELERSGRLPERSGLSANFRGHMQADLDRAASLGLNAFRTSIEWSRIEPVEGQFDRAEVAHLHRLLDGIRKRKMTPVIALHHFATPRWAMEASADGLAGWENPRIVERYNRYVAFVTREFGKKIDWYITFNEPATLILGGYMMGWTLPHRMGPVSTVRATANLVTAHVEAYKTIHRLDGNARVSLAEYNALFPIADGGIHYMPSQLLNLVLDKHRGWDGRPRVRYLDYLALHYYGAVDAGAATSFPVQPWRWGVRPEHMDRIIRAYHEAFRLPILLAENGFATRNREPRSDGWTREAYLVAHIDALRKLKDEGLPILGYMYWTLTDNYEWGSFDPRFGLWRIDIRNKDLTRHPTPAVEVYREIIRAGGVTPTLRMRYPPPSSPP; via the coding sequence GTGGCCTCATTCCGCTGGCTGGTTTCGTTGTTCCTCGGTGTCACGGTGGGCCTTCACCTGCCGGCCCCCACGGCCCGGGCCCAAGGCGCCGATGAGTTGCCGCCAGCCCCGGTGGGCCAGACCCCTTTCCTGTGGGGCGTGACGCTGTCGGATTATCAGAACGATGGGGCCCATCCCGCCATGGATTGGGCTGAACTGGAGCGGTCGGGACGCTTGCCTGAACGCAGCGGACTGAGCGCCAACTTCCGGGGCCACATGCAGGCCGACCTCGACCGCGCGGCCTCACTGGGCCTGAATGCGTTTCGCACCAGCATCGAATGGAGTCGGATCGAACCGGTCGAAGGCCAATTCGACCGGGCCGAGGTCGCCCACCTCCATCGCCTGCTGGACGGCATCCGCAAACGCAAGATGACCCCCGTGATCGCGCTTCACCACTTCGCCACGCCCCGCTGGGCGATGGAAGCGAGCGCCGACGGTCTGGCCGGCTGGGAGAATCCCCGCATCGTCGAACGATACAATCGTTACGTCGCTTTTGTCACCCGGGAATTCGGCAAAAAGATCGACTGGTACATCACGTTTAACGAGCCAGCCACCTTGATTCTGGGTGGCTACATGATGGGTTGGACCCTCCCCCACCGAATGGGGCCTGTTTCGACCGTGCGCGCGACGGCCAATTTGGTCACGGCCCACGTGGAGGCTTACAAGACCATCCATCGACTCGATGGCAACGCTCGCGTCTCGCTGGCCGAATACAACGCCCTCTTTCCGATCGCAGATGGGGGGATTCACTACATGCCGAGTCAATTGCTCAATCTGGTGCTGGACAAGCACCGCGGCTGGGATGGGCGACCGCGGGTCCGCTATCTGGACTATCTGGCGCTTCATTACTACGGGGCCGTCGATGCCGGCGCGGCCACCTCCTTCCCGGTTCAACCCTGGCGCTGGGGCGTGCGCCCGGAACACATGGACCGGATCATTCGTGCGTACCACGAGGCCTTCCGCCTGCCGATCCTGCTCGCGGAAAATGGATTCGCGACCCGCAATCGCGAACCTCGCTCGGATGGATGGACCCGTGAGGCCTACCTCGTGGCCCACATTGACGCCCTGCGAAAATTGAAAGACGAGGGACTGCCGATTCTCGGCTACATGTACTGGACCCTGACCGACAATTACGAATGGGGCTCCTTTGACCCGCGCTTCGGGCTGTGGCGAATCGACATTCGCAACAAGGACCTGACCCGGCATCCGACGCCCGCGGTGGAAGTCTACCGGGAGATCATCCGGGCAGGTGGTGTGACCCCCACCTTGCGGATGCGCTATCCGCCCCCGTCCAGTCCCCCTTGA
- a CDS encoding FliH/SctL family protein yields MSSVPPIRPKIIKVSAFEDGTYTIRTPGRSAERPFGPAASRSPEPQVSAAQDKASAIIALAEEDAEQIRQVALDEGRARGHAEGYAMGLEEAKRTVVQEYGQILGALSQAIAQFHAEMAQREDNLIQELSKLSIAIAAKLLPIELAHGREAALPLARVAIQHLIDKTQVRLRVHPLDMDQIVAVKQQLMLSIDGLNQLDIVPDSNVGLGGCLVESRSGLIDARLSTQLAEVATSLLDVQLGVDEGSGVDPMVAAAVQALGHSAMLSTIDSSSANPAAHMEALMRRDAATQAEAEARARQVVQAAQAEAAAVLAQAQAQARALAMSAQPLPSVPPPAAPAAPPPPAPTPRATPAPAPVPPAPPPIAAKREHLEAPLGDQAIDELLSGVESRIPADQLLPNVASNRNQEPNLEQATDSLARMLGKKKTKSGRGW; encoded by the coding sequence ATGTCGAGCGTGCCGCCCATCCGTCCGAAAATCATCAAGGTCTCGGCCTTCGAGGATGGCACCTACACGATTCGCACCCCGGGCCGCAGTGCCGAACGCCCCTTCGGTCCCGCCGCGTCGCGCAGCCCCGAACCCCAGGTTTCGGCCGCTCAGGACAAGGCCAGCGCCATCATCGCGCTGGCCGAAGAGGACGCCGAACAGATCCGGCAGGTAGCCCTCGATGAGGGACGCGCACGCGGCCACGCCGAGGGCTACGCGATGGGTCTGGAGGAAGCCAAACGCACGGTGGTTCAGGAGTACGGTCAGATCCTGGGGGCCCTGTCTCAGGCGATCGCGCAATTCCACGCCGAGATGGCTCAGCGGGAAGACAACCTGATTCAGGAACTCAGCAAATTGTCGATCGCCATCGCGGCCAAACTTCTGCCGATCGAACTCGCGCACGGACGGGAAGCGGCGCTTCCCTTGGCGCGGGTGGCCATCCAACATCTGATCGACAAGACCCAGGTGCGCTTGCGCGTCCATCCCCTGGACATGGACCAGATCGTGGCGGTGAAGCAGCAGCTGATGCTCAGCATCGATGGGCTCAATCAGCTCGATATCGTGCCGGACAGCAACGTCGGGCTGGGAGGCTGCCTGGTGGAAAGTCGCTCCGGCCTGATCGATGCCCGGCTGTCCACCCAGCTGGCCGAGGTCGCCACCAGCCTGCTCGATGTTCAGCTGGGGGTCGACGAGGGCAGTGGCGTCGATCCCATGGTGGCCGCGGCGGTGCAGGCGCTCGGTCATAGCGCGATGCTGTCGACCATTGATTCCTCGTCTGCCAATCCGGCCGCGCACATGGAAGCCCTGATGCGGCGGGACGCCGCGACGCAAGCGGAGGCCGAGGCCCGAGCCCGGCAAGTCGTGCAGGCGGCTCAGGCCGAGGCCGCCGCCGTGCTGGCCCAGGCCCAAGCTCAGGCGCGCGCCCTGGCCATGTCCGCGCAACCCCTGCCTAGCGTGCCTCCCCCGGCAGCCCCAGCCGCCCCTCCTCCCCCGGCACCTACCCCGCGAGCCACCCCCGCGCCTGCTCCCGTGCCTCCCGCGCCACCGCCGATAGCGGCCAAGCGAGAACACCTGGAAGCCCCGCTCGGGGACCAGGCCATCGACGAGTTGCTCAGCGGCGTGGAATCTCGGATTCCCGCCGACCAGTTGCTGCCCAATGTCGCCAGCAACCGCAACCAGGAACCCAATCTGGAGCAGGCCACCGATTCGCTGGCCCGCATGCTGGGCAAAAAGAAGACCAAGTCAGGCCGAGGCTGGTGA
- a CDS encoding HAMP domain-containing sensor histidine kinase, which produces RYPLDYFEAWVRSLAWRSVSLLGGLLFSLQPAEPLWAAPTLLGMTLAAVAMAEAARAFRRWHWPRQWAAALSLLCLGTGGSLALSGAAVGTLLFPGFVALTLAQALVAWAFYPAGQEERSLGRALVSAFAALWVLESLSYPLLILYFLPGVAPLLLASGLLVLLAGTGMIIWLFEQSLSRAEQLGRELQQRNTEMFAALQDLAESRSQTAIYTTIAREQAALVRQILHDLRNAHQAMQFIAESLADETASEPRAQTLLRALERQLTFVSSFLKEKLGRLMDPSGTRLVGTPLAPVFESLAATFEPILRTKGQRLEIDLPQTPCHLRLSAIELDQILGNLIRNAHQHAGPGVLVRLWVEAGDGWATLYVEDDGVGMPWEVQARLGRSAPRPDGSGMGLLNVDELVTRAGGAFGVVSEPARGSTFHVRLPTLTWGGAEREVSVEKSAPSGK; this is translated from the coding sequence CGTTACCCGCTCGACTACTTTGAGGCCTGGGTCCGCAGCCTGGCCTGGCGAAGCGTGTCCCTGTTGGGTGGCTTGCTCTTCTCCCTGCAGCCGGCCGAGCCCCTCTGGGCCGCCCCCACCTTGCTGGGCATGACCCTGGCGGCTGTGGCCATGGCCGAGGCCGCCCGCGCGTTCAGGCGGTGGCACTGGCCTCGGCAATGGGCGGCCGCCCTGAGCCTCCTTTGCTTGGGGACTGGCGGTTCGCTGGCGCTGTCGGGGGCTGCGGTCGGCACGCTCCTGTTCCCCGGTTTCGTCGCGCTGACCTTGGCGCAAGCGCTGGTCGCCTGGGCGTTCTATCCCGCAGGTCAGGAAGAGCGGAGCCTTGGGCGGGCGCTGGTTTCCGCCTTTGCAGCCCTTTGGGTGCTGGAGTCACTCAGTTATCCCCTGTTGATTCTTTACTTTCTGCCGGGGGTCGCCCCCCTGTTGCTCGCTTCCGGACTGCTGGTGCTGCTGGCAGGAACGGGCATGATCATCTGGCTGTTCGAGCAGTCCCTGTCCCGCGCCGAGCAACTGGGCCGGGAGCTTCAACAGCGCAATACCGAGATGTTCGCCGCCCTGCAGGACCTGGCGGAAAGCCGCAGCCAGACCGCCATCTACACCACCATCGCTCGCGAACAAGCGGCGTTGGTGCGCCAGATCCTGCACGACCTGCGCAATGCGCACCAGGCGATGCAGTTCATCGCGGAGAGCCTGGCGGACGAGACGGCGTCGGAGCCCCGGGCCCAAACCTTGCTGCGGGCCCTGGAACGACAATTGACCTTTGTCTCGAGCTTCCTCAAGGAAAAGCTGGGGCGCTTGATGGATCCGTCCGGGACCCGCTTGGTGGGGACGCCGCTGGCCCCCGTGTTCGAGTCGCTGGCGGCGACCTTCGAGCCGATCCTGCGCACGAAGGGGCAACGCCTCGAGATCGACTTGCCGCAGACCCCCTGTCACCTGCGCCTCTCGGCGATCGAACTGGACCAGATCCTGGGCAACTTGATCCGCAACGCCCATCAGCACGCGGGGCCTGGCGTCTTGGTGCGGCTCTGGGTCGAGGCCGGAGACGGCTGGGCCACCCTCTATGTGGAGGACGATGGCGTGGGCATGCCGTGGGAGGTCCAGGCGCGACTCGGACGTTCCGCGCCCCGACCGGACGGCTCCGGCATGGGCCTGTTGAATGTGGACGAACTGGTCACCCGGGCGGGAGGGGCCTTCGGGGTGGTCAGTGAGCCCGCCCGCGGTAGCACCTTCCACGTCCGCTTGCCGACGCTCACCTGGGGCGGTGCGGAACGGGAGGTTTCAGTGGAGAAGTCTGCCCCGAGTGGCAAGTGA